TGGGGCGTGCGCGACTGGGAGGCGTTCTCCAGTGCGTTGAACGTCGCCTTCGCGAGGTTCAGCGTCGTGCGCGTGTTGCCGTGGCTCTTCGTCCAGGCGTCCTCGATACCGGCGAGTTCGAGGATGTTCGCGACGGTTTCGGCGGCCGCGAGGCCCAGACCCTTGGGTGCGGGCTGGATCTCGACGGTGACCGAGCCCGCCTTGCCGGTCGACTTTCGCATCAGCGAGTGGGTGCCGCCCGCGCGGTCCTCCCACGAGCCGCTGCCGCGATCGACCGAGATGATGTTCAGTTTCGCGATACCGATCGCCTTCTGGATGGCGCCCCCGACCTGGTCGTCGCGGCCCTCCGCGTAGCCGACGTAGCCGTCGCGGTTGCCGACCGCACAGACACAGCGGAACTTGACCCGGCGACCCGAGTCGGTCATCCGCTGGACCATGTTGATGTCGAGCACCTCGTCTTCGAGACCGGGAAGGAGTTGGTCGATGACCTCGACCTCCTTCAGC
The sequence above is a segment of the Halalkalicoccus subterraneus genome. Coding sequences within it:
- a CDS encoding 30S ribosomal protein S5 yields the protein MARNDGWEPVTRLGRLVRDGEIETMDEALNSGLPLKEVEVIDQLLPGLEDEVLDINMVQRMTDSGRRVKFRCVCAVGNRDGYVGYAEGRDDQVGGAIQKAIGIAKLNIISVDRGSGSWEDRAGGTHSLMRKSTGKAGSVTVEIQPAPKGLGLAAAETVANILELAGIEDAWTKSHGNTRTTLNLAKATFNALENASQSRTPQHALEQRQEVSE